The window CTGTGCTGCTTTACTTGCCCCATAATGCGACCAACCGGCGTATCCCGTAATCGGCCCTGTAATAGAGGATGTGACAATGAATCGTCCAAAATCTGCTTTTTTGACGTAAGGCAAAAAAGCTTTTACTGTGAAAAAAGTTCCTTTTGCATTTACATTTTGTACACGATTCCACTGATCCTCCGTCATTTCCTCAATGCTAGCCGATGGAAAAATTCCCGCATTAGCGCACACAATATCGATGGCACCCAAATCATTCGCAATTGCTTGTGCTACTTGCTCTAATGAAAAATTTGAGGTGACATCTGCATTGTAAGCGTTCACAGAATTGTGCTCACCTTGTAATTCTTTCGCTGTTTTCGTAGCCTCTTCCAAATTCCTCGCAATGATCGCCACATTCGCTCCTTTTTCGGAAAACACTTTTGCAATCCCTCTTCCAATCCCCTTACTACCGCCCGTCACTACAACTGTCTTACCTTCAAATTGTTTACTCATGTCAGTACTCCTCCTAAACTAGTAAGTTTATAAGTTTAAACAGAATACCTAGATTATCACCTCTCATTTTATATCTACTCATAAAACAATCCTCGCACTTCCTCACGATGTCACAAAATACTTGTTGTATTGTGTGGATTTCACTCATGTTAACATGGTGCTATTTATGAGTCAACAGTAAATTCAAATTATTTTAAATAATATATATAATCAATTGTTACCGAAGTAGTTTGCTAGTACCTTTCCAAGAATTTCAAATGGAGATTGA is drawn from Sporosarcina sp. FSL W7-1349 and contains these coding sequences:
- the fabG gene encoding 3-oxoacyl-ACP reductase FabG; translation: MSKQFEGKTVVVTGGSKGIGRGIAKVFSEKGANVAIIARNLEEATKTAKELQGEHNSVNAYNADVTSNFSLEQVAQAIANDLGAIDIVCANAGIFPSASIEEMTEDQWNRVQNVNAKGTFFTVKAFLPYVKKADFGRFIVTSSITGPITGYAGWSHYGASKAAQLGFMRTAALELAKDNITINAVSPGNVFTEGLDGLGQDYLNSMAAAIPFKRLGTVEDIGHAAAFFASKEAGFVTGQTLVVDGGQILPESIE